From Dechloromonas sp. A34:
TCAATTTTGAAGACGGGGTCACCCGCTTCATCGACTGCAAGCCGACCGAAACGGTCGCCGATGCGGCCTATCGTCAAAAGATCAACGTTCCCATCGACTGTCGCGACGGCGCCTGCGGTGCCTGCAAATGCTCCTGCGAATCGGGCAGCTTCCGGCTCGGCGACTATATCGAGGACGCCCTCAGCCAGGCCGAAGCCGACGCCGGTCAGGTTCTGACCTGCCAGATGTACCCGCAGAGCGACTGCGTCGTGCGCGTTCCCGCCTCATCCGAGGTCTGCAAGACCAAACAGGCCAGCTTCGAGGCGACGATCGGCGATGTCCGCCAACTGTCGGACAGCACCCTCAGCCTGACCCTGGCCGGCGAAGCGCTGAACAAGCTCGCCTTCCTGCCCGGCCAGTATGCCAACCTCAATGTGCCGGGCACCAGCCAGCACCGCGCCTACTCCTTCAGTTCGATGCCGAAGGACGGCGCCGTTTCCTTCCTGATCCGCAACGTGCCGGGCGGCCTGATGAGCGGCTTCCTGCGCGAGCAGGCCAAGCCCGGCGCGACGCTGAGCCTGGCCGGCCCGCTCGGCAGCTTCTATCTGCGCGAAATCGCCCGTCCGGTCCTGATGCTGGCCGGCGGCACCGGCCTCGCCCCCTTCCTGGCCATGCTCGACCGGATCGTCGCCGCCGGCGGTAGCGCCCATCCGATCCATCTGATCTACGGCGTCAACAGCGATGCCGACTTGGTCGAGGTCGACAAGCTCGAAGCCTTCGCCGCTGCCTTGCCGAATTTCAGT
This genomic window contains:
- the benC gene encoding benzoate 1,2-dioxygenase electron transfer component BenC, encoding MTYQIALNFEDGVTRFIDCKPTETVADAAYRQKINVPIDCRDGACGACKCSCESGSFRLGDYIEDALSQAEADAGQVLTCQMYPQSDCVVRVPASSEVCKTKQASFEATIGDVRQLSDSTLSLTLAGEALNKLAFLPGQYANLNVPGTSQHRAYSFSSMPKDGAVSFLIRNVPGGLMSGFLREQAKPGATLSLAGPLGSFYLREIARPVLMLAGGTGLAPFLAMLDRIVAAGGSAHPIHLIYGVNSDADLVEVDKLEAFAAALPNFSFALVVVSPDSQQPRRGYVTQHLEPAQLNDGDVDIYLCGPPPMVEAVAQNLRERAIQPASFHYEKFAASA